The following coding sequences are from one Hippopotamus amphibius kiboko isolate mHipAmp2 chromosome 9, mHipAmp2.hap2, whole genome shotgun sequence window:
- the ARHGAP32 gene encoding rho GTPase-activating protein 32 isoform X13: protein MVSKKHGKLITFLRTFMKSRPTKQKLKQRGILKERVFGCDLGEHLLNSGFEVPQVLQSCTAFIERYGIVDGIYRLSGVASNIQRLRHEFDSEHVPDLTKEPYVQDIHSVGSLCKLYFRELPNPLLTYQLYEKFSDAVSAATDEERLIKIHDVIQQLPPPHYRTLEFLMRHLSLLADYCSITNMHAKNLAIVWAPNLLRSKQIESACFSGTAAFMEVRIQSVVVEFILNHVDVLFSGKISAVIQEGAASLSRPKSLLVSSPSTKLLTLEEAQARTQAQVNSPIVSENKYIEVGEGPAALQGKFHTVIEFPLERRRPQNKMKKSPVGSWRSFFNLGKSSSVSKRKLQRNESEPSEMKAMALKGGRAEGTLRSAKSEESLTSLHAVDGDSKLFRPRRPRSSSDALSASFNGEMLGNRCNSYDNLPHDNGSEEEVGLLHIPALVSPHSAEDVDLSPPDIGVASLDFDPMSFQCSPPKAESECLESGASFLDSLGYSKDKQSINKKDTEAGGSQSQTPGSTASSEPVSPLQEKLSPFFTLDLSPTEEKSSKPSSFTEKVVYAFSPKIGRKLSKSPSLNISEPISVTLPARVSEVIGTVANTAAQSAPSAAWDKSGEESDVINRSPTQVVKIKPNEREAQEGCESEVQPLDRVAAADADPSGKEEPASSSQSKAVPSGQTQTGADTHDPPQDSVPVSSVSLIPPPPPPKNAARLLALALAESAQQASTQSLKRPGASQAACPHYGDIALAAAEENLPTAYSSATLDRAYFQTDRPAEQFHLQSKASGNCDQPVLDMAAIGEYTPSNATESGEQPHPADLPGSQPHRIYLSGDPEKARVTSVPLTDPKSDDHICFPEDQSVKTSMPTVSFVDQDQLHFYSGDQPPSFLGASVDKPHHPSELADKTPAPSNLPRDKIYPLSGSLEENTSTAPMAYVTMAPAAAEVSTREANWDVVEQPSAAEFTAASLQRPHRTNRPLPLPPSQRPTEQLPVMGQVQAAASVGLNNPHKVQGGVPAPERPPEPRALGDPAPVLVGDGGTAAQCPASAPAPQPSLPEKVREGARAPLLHLRAESVPVPSSCGFPTLAPPTRTMESKIAAAIHSGSTDASSSSGYHPFVTTSSASMEDVLPLPLPVPQAKHASQKTAYSTFARPDVTTEHFGPENCLHFSMTPNCQYRPQSVPPHHGKVEQHQAYGSRSEPPASMGPRYNTYVAPGRNVSGHHPKPCSRAEYVSSLSASVRGGCYPEDMLPYPTIRRVQSLHAPPSSMIRSVPISRTEVPPDDEPAYCPRPLYQYKPYQSSQARSDYHVTQLQPYFENGRVHYRYSPYSSSSGSYYSPDGTLCDVDAYSTVQLRPLHRLPNRDFTFYNTRLQGKSVYSYSGLPPRPRANVTGYFSANDHNVVNMPPVADVKHTYTSWDLEDMEKYRMQSIRRESRARQKVKGPVMSQYDNMTPAVQDDLGGIYVIHLRSKSDPGKTGLLSVAEGKEGRHPTKALSPEGDDRFYRKHLEPEFDRAHHHGGHGNGGSEKPSLPQKQSSLRNRKLHDVGCILPEHRAHQEASHRQLCESKNGPPYPQGAGQVDYGPKGIPDTSEPVSYHNSGGKYIPSGQEPLRLNHKEVRLPKELERPRARQPAAPEKHSRDCYKEEEHLAQSAVPPPKPERSHSLKLHHTQNVERDPGVLYQYQTHGKRQSSGTVGPQYDNLEGYHSPPQHQRGGFGAAAMGTYVPPGFPHPQSRTYATALGQGAFLPTELALQHPETQVHAE, encoded by the exons AACACTGGAGTTCCTAATGAGACACTTGTCTCTTCTAGCTGACTATTGTTCCATCACAAATATGCATGCAAAAAACCTAGCGATTGTTTGGGCTCCAAACCTGCTAAG GTCAAAACAGATAGAATCCGCCTGCTTCAGTGGGACAGCAGCTTTCATGGAAGTGAGAATTCAGTCTGTGGTTGTTGAGTTCATCCTCAATCACGTTGACGTCCTCTTCAGTGGGAAGATCAGCGCAGTCATTCAGGAGGGAGCAG CTTCTCTATCAAGACCTAAGTCTCTTCTGGTTTCGTCTCCATCCACCAAGCTGCTAACGTTGGAGGAAGCCCAGGCACGAACACAGGCTCAGGTCAATTCTCCAATTGtgagtgaaaataaatatattgaagtaGGAGAAGGACCTGCTGCACTCCAGGGAAAATTTCACACCGTAATTGAGTTCCCACTTGAAAG GAGGAGgcctcaaaataaaatgaaaaaatctcCCGTGGGCAGCTGGCGTTCCTTCTTCAACTTGGGGAAGTCATCGTCTGTTTCTAAACGGAAGTTGCAGCGTAATGAAAGCGAGCCTTCAGAGATGAAAGCCATGGCTCTGAAAG GTGGCAGGGCAGAAGGGACCCTCCGCTCAGCTAAAAGTGAAGAGTCTCTTACTTCTCTCCACGCAGTCGATG GTGATTCCAAACTGTTCCGACCCAGAAGACCCAGATCTAGCAGTGATGCCCTGAGTGCCTCTTTTAATGGAGAGATGCTGGGGAACCGCTGTAATTCCTATGATAATCTGCCCCACGACAATGGAAGTGAGGAGGAAGTAGGGCTGCTGCACATTCCGGCTCTCGTGTCTCCTCATTCAGCTGAGGACGTTGATCTGAGCCCACCAGACATTGGAGTAGCCAGCCTGGATTTTGATCCGATGTCATTTCAATGCAGTCCTCCAAAGGCTGAATCAGAATGCCTGGAGAGCGGGgcttcttttttagattcattaGGATACTCCAAGGATAAACAGAGTATCaataaaaaagatacagaagCAGGTGGTAGCCAGTCTCAGACTCCAGGAAGCACTGCAAGTTCTGAGCCTGTCTCTCCTCTTCAGGAGAAACTGAGTCCATTCTTTACCCTGGACTTGAGCCCAACTGAAGAGAAATCATCGAAGCCATCCTCCTTCACTGAAAAGGTCGTCTATGCTTTCTCTCCAAAGATTGGACGGAAATTAAGCAAATCGCCCTCTCTGAACATATCTGAGCCAATTTCAGTGACCCTTCCCGCTCGGGTGTCAGAAGTCATTGGTACCGTCGCAAACACAGCAGCTCAGAGTGCACCTTCTGCAGCCTGGGACAAAAGTGGTGAAGAAAGCGATGTCATAAATAGATCCCCCACCCAGGTAGTAAAGATAAAACCAAATGAGAGAGAGGCCCAGGAAGGGTGTGAGTCTGAAGTCCAGCCCCTGGACCGGGTGGCTGCTGCAGACGCAGACCCGTCAGGGAAGGAGGAGCCTGCCTCAAGCAGTCAGAGTAAGGCTGTACCTTCTGGACAGACTCAGACAG GAGCAGATACTCATGACCCCCCTCAGGATTCCGTTCCTGTAAGTTCAGTCTCTCTTATCCCACCACCACCGCCTCCGAAAAATGCTGCCCGCCTTTTGGCGCTGGCCTTAGCTGAGTCTGCACAGCAAGCCTCGACCCAGTCGTTGAAGAGACCGGGAGCCTCCCAGGCTGCTTGTCCACATTATGGAGACATAGCACTAGCTGCAGCCGAAGAGAACCTGCCTACTGCCTACTCTAGTGCTACCCTAGATAGAGCCTATTTCCAAACCGATAGGCCAGCAGAGCAGTTCCACCTCCAGAGCAAGGCCTCCGGGAACTGTGACCAGCCAGTGCTGGATATGGCAGCTATTGGGGAATATACCCCTTCCAATGCCACTGAATCTGGGGAGCAGCCCCACCCAGCAGACTTACCAGGCAGTCAGCCGCATCGAATCTATTTATCTGGGGACCCAGAAAAGGCCAGAGTCACTTCGGTTCCCTTAACTGACCCTAAGTCTGATGATCACATATGTTTCCCTGAAGACCAGTCTGTGAAGACCAGTATGCCGACTGTCTCCTTTGTGGACCAGGATCAGCTTCATTTCTATAGTGGAGACCAGCCTCCTTCTTTTCTTGGTGCGAGTGTGGATAAGCCCCATCACCCTTCAGAACTTGCTGACAAAACTCCTGCACCTTCTAATTTGCCTAGGGACAAAATCTACCCTCTTTCTGGGTCCCTCGAAGAGAATACCAGCACAGCCCCCATGGCTTACGTGACCATGGCTCCAGCAGCAGCTGAAGTGAGCACCAGGGAAGCCAACTGGGATGTGGTTGAACAGCCCAGCGCAGCGGAGTTCACTGCCGCCAGCCTCCAGCGCCCTCACAGAACTAAccgtcccctccctctgcctccttcccagaggcCCACAGAGCAGCTCCCAGTCATGGGGCAGGTACAAGCCGCCGCCAGTGTAGGACTAAACAATCCCCACAAG GTTCAAGGAGGAGTTCCAGCTCCAGAGAGGCCTCCTGAACCCAGAGCCCTGGGCGACCCCGCGCCTGTCCTGGTCGGTGACGGCGGGACAGCCGCGCAGTgtcctgcctctgctcctgctCCGCAGCCCAGCCTTCCTGAGAAGGTCCGGGAGGGCGCCAGGGCCCCCCTGCTGCACCTGCGCGCCGAGTCTGTCCCTGTGCCCTCCTCCTGCGGCTTCCCTACTCTGGCGCCCCCTACCAGGACCATGGAGAGTAAGATCGCAGCTGCCATCCACTCCGGCAGTACAGACGCGTCCAGCAGCTCTGGGTACCATCCCTTTGTCACAACTTCCTCAGCATCCATGGAGGATGTTTTGCCTTTACCACTCCCTGTCCCACAAGCCAAGCATGCCTCTCAGAAAACTGCTTATTCCACCTTTGCTAGGCCTGATGTCACCACTGAGCACTTTGGTCCAGAAAACTGTTTGCATTTCAGTATGACCCCAAACTGCCAGTACCGTCCCCAGAGTGTCCCCCCTCATCATGGTAAAGTAGAGCAGCACCAAGCGTACGGTTCCAGATCAGAGCCACCAGCCTCCATGGGTCCTCGTTACAACACATACGTGGCCCCGGGAAGAAACGTGTCTGGACACCACCCGAAGCCGTGCAGCCGGGCTGAGTACGTGTCCTCTCTGAGCGCTTCCGTTCGGGGCGGTTGTTACCCCGAAGACATGCTGCCATACCCCACCATCCGCAGGGTGCAGTCTCTCCACGCCCCTCCGTCCTCCATGATTCGCTCTGTCCCCATTTCACGGACAGAGGTGCCCCCAGATGATGAGCCAGCCTACTGCCCAAGACCCCTGTACCAGTATAAGCCATATCAGTCCTCCCAGGCCCGCTCGGACTATCACGTCACTCAGCTCCAGCCTTACTTTGAGAATGGCCGGGTGCACTACCGGTACAGCCCCTATTCCAGTTCTTCTGGTTCCTATTACAGTCCAGACGGGACCCTGTGTGACGTGGATGCCTACAGCACAGTGCAGTTGAGGCCCCTTCACCGCCTGCCCAACCGCGATTTCACTTTCTACAACACTAGGCTGCAGGGAAAGAGCGTGTACAGTTACTCTGGTTTGCCTCCACGTCCCCGGGCCAACGTGACTGGCTATTTCTCTGCTAATGACCATAATGTCGTCAACATGCCTCCAGTCGCCGATGTGAAGCACACTTACACCTCATGGGACCTTGAGGACATGGAAAAATACCGTATGCAGTCCATCCGGAGGGAGAGCCGCGCGCGGCAGAAGGTAAAAGGGCCTGTTATGTCCCAGTATGACAACATGACCCCAGCGGTGCAGGATGACTTGGGTGGGATCTACGTCATCCACCTGCGGAGCAAATCagatcctgggaaaactggacttcTCTCAGTggcagagggaaaggaggggCGGCATCCCACCAAGGCCCTCAGTCCCGAGGGAGATGACCGCTTCTATAGGAAGCACCTGGAGCCAGAGTTTGACAGAGCCCACCACCACGGAGGACACGGCAACGGCGGGTCAGAGAAGCCATCCCTCCCCCAGAAGCAAAGTAGCCTCAGGAACAGGAAGCTGCATGACGTGGGTTGTATTCTCCCTGAGCACAGGGCACATCAGGAAGCAAGCCATAGGCAACTGTGTGAATCAAAGAATGGTCCACCGTACCCCCAGGGAGCTGGCCAGGTAGATTATGGGCCCAAAGGGATTCCAGACACTTCTGAGCCAGTCAGCTACCATAACTCTGGAGGGAAGTATATTCCATCAGGGCAGGAACCTCTAAGACTGAACCACAAAGAGGTGAGGCTCCCCAAGGAGCTGGAGAGGCCTCGGGCTAGGCAGCCTGCGGCCCCCGAGAAGCACTCCAGAGACTGCTACAAGGAGGAGGAACACCTTGCCCAGTCAGCGGTCCCACCCCCTAAACCAGAGAGGAGTCACAGCCTGAAACTCCACCACACCCAGAACGTGGAGCGGGACCCCGGCGTGCTGTACCAGTACCAAACACACGGCAAGCGCCAGAGCAGTGGGACTGTCGGGCCTCAGTACGATAACCTGGAGGGCTACCACTCCCCGCCCCAGCACCAGCGAGGAGGCTTTGGAGCAGCAGCGATGGGCACATATGTGCCCCCCGGCTTTCCCCACCCACAGAGCAGGACATACGCTACAGCCCTGGGGCAGGGCGCCTTCTTGCCCACAGAGCTGGCCTTGCAGCACCCTGAAACACAGGTCCATGCAGAATGA
- the ARHGAP32 gene encoding rho GTPase-activating protein 32 isoform X12, with protein MVERQAWISVSKKHGKLITFLRTFMKSRPTKQKLKQRGILKERVFGCDLGEHLLNSGFEVPQVLQSCTAFIERYGIVDGIYRLSGVASNIQRLRHEFDSEHVPDLTKEPYVQDIHSVGSLCKLYFRELPNPLLTYQLYEKFSDAVSAATDEERLIKIHDVIQQLPPPHYRTLEFLMRHLSLLADYCSITNMHAKNLAIVWAPNLLRSKQIESACFSGTAAFMEVRIQSVVVEFILNHVDVLFSGKISAVIQEGAASLSRPKSLLVSSPSTKLLTLEEAQARTQAQVNSPIVSENKYIEVGEGPAALQGKFHTVIEFPLERRRPQNKMKKSPVGSWRSFFNLGKSSSVSKRKLQRNESEPSEMKAMALKGGRAEGTLRSAKSEESLTSLHAVDGDSKLFRPRRPRSSSDALSASFNGEMLGNRCNSYDNLPHDNGSEEEVGLLHIPALVSPHSAEDVDLSPPDIGVASLDFDPMSFQCSPPKAESECLESGASFLDSLGYSKDKQSINKKDTEAGGSQSQTPGSTASSEPVSPLQEKLSPFFTLDLSPTEEKSSKPSSFTEKVVYAFSPKIGRKLSKSPSLNISEPISVTLPARVSEVIGTVANTAAQSAPSAAWDKSGEESDVINRSPTQVVKIKPNEREAQEGCESEVQPLDRVAAADADPSGKEEPASSSQSKAVPSGQTQTGADTHDPPQDSVPVSSVSLIPPPPPPKNAARLLALALAESAQQASTQSLKRPGASQAACPHYGDIALAAAEENLPTAYSSATLDRAYFQTDRPAEQFHLQSKASGNCDQPVLDMAAIGEYTPSNATESGEQPHPADLPGSQPHRIYLSGDPEKARVTSVPLTDPKSDDHICFPEDQSVKTSMPTVSFVDQDQLHFYSGDQPPSFLGASVDKPHHPSELADKTPAPSNLPRDKIYPLSGSLEENTSTAPMAYVTMAPAAAEVSTREANWDVVEQPSAAEFTAASLQRPHRTNRPLPLPPSQRPTEQLPVMGQVQAAASVGLNNPHKVQGGVPAPERPPEPRALGDPAPVLVGDGGTAAQCPASAPAPQPSLPEKVREGARAPLLHLRAESVPVPSSCGFPTLAPPTRTMESKIAAAIHSGSTDASSSSGYHPFVTTSSASMEDVLPLPLPVPQAKHASQKTAYSTFARPDVTTEHFGPENCLHFSMTPNCQYRPQSVPPHHGKVEQHQAYGSRSEPPASMGPRYNTYVAPGRNVSGHHPKPCSRAEYVSSLSASVRGGCYPEDMLPYPTIRRVQSLHAPPSSMIRSVPISRTEVPPDDEPAYCPRPLYQYKPYQSSQARSDYHVTQLQPYFENGRVHYRYSPYSSSSGSYYSPDGTLCDVDAYSTVQLRPLHRLPNRDFTFYNTRLQGKSVYSYSGLPPRPRANVTGYFSANDHNVVNMPPVADVKHTYTSWDLEDMEKYRMQSIRRESRARQKVKGPVMSQYDNMTPAVQDDLGGIYVIHLRSKSDPGKTGLLSVAEGKEGRHPTKALSPEGDDRFYRKHLEPEFDRAHHHGGHGNGGSEKPSLPQKQSSLRNRKLHDVGCILPEHRAHQEASHRQLCESKNGPPYPQGAGQVDYGPKGIPDTSEPVSYHNSGGKYIPSGQEPLRLNHKEVRLPKELERPRARQPAAPEKHSRDCYKEEEHLAQSAVPPPKPERSHSLKLHHTQNVERDPGVLYQYQTHGKRQSSGTVGPQYDNLEGYHSPPQHQRGGFGAAAMGTYVPPGFPHPQSRTYATALGQGAFLPTELALQHPETQVHAE; from the exons AACACTGGAGTTCCTAATGAGACACTTGTCTCTTCTAGCTGACTATTGTTCCATCACAAATATGCATGCAAAAAACCTAGCGATTGTTTGGGCTCCAAACCTGCTAAG GTCAAAACAGATAGAATCCGCCTGCTTCAGTGGGACAGCAGCTTTCATGGAAGTGAGAATTCAGTCTGTGGTTGTTGAGTTCATCCTCAATCACGTTGACGTCCTCTTCAGTGGGAAGATCAGCGCAGTCATTCAGGAGGGAGCAG CTTCTCTATCAAGACCTAAGTCTCTTCTGGTTTCGTCTCCATCCACCAAGCTGCTAACGTTGGAGGAAGCCCAGGCACGAACACAGGCTCAGGTCAATTCTCCAATTGtgagtgaaaataaatatattgaagtaGGAGAAGGACCTGCTGCACTCCAGGGAAAATTTCACACCGTAATTGAGTTCCCACTTGAAAG GAGGAGgcctcaaaataaaatgaaaaaatctcCCGTGGGCAGCTGGCGTTCCTTCTTCAACTTGGGGAAGTCATCGTCTGTTTCTAAACGGAAGTTGCAGCGTAATGAAAGCGAGCCTTCAGAGATGAAAGCCATGGCTCTGAAAG GTGGCAGGGCAGAAGGGACCCTCCGCTCAGCTAAAAGTGAAGAGTCTCTTACTTCTCTCCACGCAGTCGATG GTGATTCCAAACTGTTCCGACCCAGAAGACCCAGATCTAGCAGTGATGCCCTGAGTGCCTCTTTTAATGGAGAGATGCTGGGGAACCGCTGTAATTCCTATGATAATCTGCCCCACGACAATGGAAGTGAGGAGGAAGTAGGGCTGCTGCACATTCCGGCTCTCGTGTCTCCTCATTCAGCTGAGGACGTTGATCTGAGCCCACCAGACATTGGAGTAGCCAGCCTGGATTTTGATCCGATGTCATTTCAATGCAGTCCTCCAAAGGCTGAATCAGAATGCCTGGAGAGCGGGgcttcttttttagattcattaGGATACTCCAAGGATAAACAGAGTATCaataaaaaagatacagaagCAGGTGGTAGCCAGTCTCAGACTCCAGGAAGCACTGCAAGTTCTGAGCCTGTCTCTCCTCTTCAGGAGAAACTGAGTCCATTCTTTACCCTGGACTTGAGCCCAACTGAAGAGAAATCATCGAAGCCATCCTCCTTCACTGAAAAGGTCGTCTATGCTTTCTCTCCAAAGATTGGACGGAAATTAAGCAAATCGCCCTCTCTGAACATATCTGAGCCAATTTCAGTGACCCTTCCCGCTCGGGTGTCAGAAGTCATTGGTACCGTCGCAAACACAGCAGCTCAGAGTGCACCTTCTGCAGCCTGGGACAAAAGTGGTGAAGAAAGCGATGTCATAAATAGATCCCCCACCCAGGTAGTAAAGATAAAACCAAATGAGAGAGAGGCCCAGGAAGGGTGTGAGTCTGAAGTCCAGCCCCTGGACCGGGTGGCTGCTGCAGACGCAGACCCGTCAGGGAAGGAGGAGCCTGCCTCAAGCAGTCAGAGTAAGGCTGTACCTTCTGGACAGACTCAGACAG GAGCAGATACTCATGACCCCCCTCAGGATTCCGTTCCTGTAAGTTCAGTCTCTCTTATCCCACCACCACCGCCTCCGAAAAATGCTGCCCGCCTTTTGGCGCTGGCCTTAGCTGAGTCTGCACAGCAAGCCTCGACCCAGTCGTTGAAGAGACCGGGAGCCTCCCAGGCTGCTTGTCCACATTATGGAGACATAGCACTAGCTGCAGCCGAAGAGAACCTGCCTACTGCCTACTCTAGTGCTACCCTAGATAGAGCCTATTTCCAAACCGATAGGCCAGCAGAGCAGTTCCACCTCCAGAGCAAGGCCTCCGGGAACTGTGACCAGCCAGTGCTGGATATGGCAGCTATTGGGGAATATACCCCTTCCAATGCCACTGAATCTGGGGAGCAGCCCCACCCAGCAGACTTACCAGGCAGTCAGCCGCATCGAATCTATTTATCTGGGGACCCAGAAAAGGCCAGAGTCACTTCGGTTCCCTTAACTGACCCTAAGTCTGATGATCACATATGTTTCCCTGAAGACCAGTCTGTGAAGACCAGTATGCCGACTGTCTCCTTTGTGGACCAGGATCAGCTTCATTTCTATAGTGGAGACCAGCCTCCTTCTTTTCTTGGTGCGAGTGTGGATAAGCCCCATCACCCTTCAGAACTTGCTGACAAAACTCCTGCACCTTCTAATTTGCCTAGGGACAAAATCTACCCTCTTTCTGGGTCCCTCGAAGAGAATACCAGCACAGCCCCCATGGCTTACGTGACCATGGCTCCAGCAGCAGCTGAAGTGAGCACCAGGGAAGCCAACTGGGATGTGGTTGAACAGCCCAGCGCAGCGGAGTTCACTGCCGCCAGCCTCCAGCGCCCTCACAGAACTAAccgtcccctccctctgcctccttcccagaggcCCACAGAGCAGCTCCCAGTCATGGGGCAGGTACAAGCCGCCGCCAGTGTAGGACTAAACAATCCCCACAAG GTTCAAGGAGGAGTTCCAGCTCCAGAGAGGCCTCCTGAACCCAGAGCCCTGGGCGACCCCGCGCCTGTCCTGGTCGGTGACGGCGGGACAGCCGCGCAGTgtcctgcctctgctcctgctCCGCAGCCCAGCCTTCCTGAGAAGGTCCGGGAGGGCGCCAGGGCCCCCCTGCTGCACCTGCGCGCCGAGTCTGTCCCTGTGCCCTCCTCCTGCGGCTTCCCTACTCTGGCGCCCCCTACCAGGACCATGGAGAGTAAGATCGCAGCTGCCATCCACTCCGGCAGTACAGACGCGTCCAGCAGCTCTGGGTACCATCCCTTTGTCACAACTTCCTCAGCATCCATGGAGGATGTTTTGCCTTTACCACTCCCTGTCCCACAAGCCAAGCATGCCTCTCAGAAAACTGCTTATTCCACCTTTGCTAGGCCTGATGTCACCACTGAGCACTTTGGTCCAGAAAACTGTTTGCATTTCAGTATGACCCCAAACTGCCAGTACCGTCCCCAGAGTGTCCCCCCTCATCATGGTAAAGTAGAGCAGCACCAAGCGTACGGTTCCAGATCAGAGCCACCAGCCTCCATGGGTCCTCGTTACAACACATACGTGGCCCCGGGAAGAAACGTGTCTGGACACCACCCGAAGCCGTGCAGCCGGGCTGAGTACGTGTCCTCTCTGAGCGCTTCCGTTCGGGGCGGTTGTTACCCCGAAGACATGCTGCCATACCCCACCATCCGCAGGGTGCAGTCTCTCCACGCCCCTCCGTCCTCCATGATTCGCTCTGTCCCCATTTCACGGACAGAGGTGCCCCCAGATGATGAGCCAGCCTACTGCCCAAGACCCCTGTACCAGTATAAGCCATATCAGTCCTCCCAGGCCCGCTCGGACTATCACGTCACTCAGCTCCAGCCTTACTTTGAGAATGGCCGGGTGCACTACCGGTACAGCCCCTATTCCAGTTCTTCTGGTTCCTATTACAGTCCAGACGGGACCCTGTGTGACGTGGATGCCTACAGCACAGTGCAGTTGAGGCCCCTTCACCGCCTGCCCAACCGCGATTTCACTTTCTACAACACTAGGCTGCAGGGAAAGAGCGTGTACAGTTACTCTGGTTTGCCTCCACGTCCCCGGGCCAACGTGACTGGCTATTTCTCTGCTAATGACCATAATGTCGTCAACATGCCTCCAGTCGCCGATGTGAAGCACACTTACACCTCATGGGACCTTGAGGACATGGAAAAATACCGTATGCAGTCCATCCGGAGGGAGAGCCGCGCGCGGCAGAAGGTAAAAGGGCCTGTTATGTCCCAGTATGACAACATGACCCCAGCGGTGCAGGATGACTTGGGTGGGATCTACGTCATCCACCTGCGGAGCAAATCagatcctgggaaaactggacttcTCTCAGTggcagagggaaaggaggggCGGCATCCCACCAAGGCCCTCAGTCCCGAGGGAGATGACCGCTTCTATAGGAAGCACCTGGAGCCAGAGTTTGACAGAGCCCACCACCACGGAGGACACGGCAACGGCGGGTCAGAGAAGCCATCCCTCCCCCAGAAGCAAAGTAGCCTCAGGAACAGGAAGCTGCATGACGTGGGTTGTATTCTCCCTGAGCACAGGGCACATCAGGAAGCAAGCCATAGGCAACTGTGTGAATCAAAGAATGGTCCACCGTACCCCCAGGGAGCTGGCCAGGTAGATTATGGGCCCAAAGGGATTCCAGACACTTCTGAGCCAGTCAGCTACCATAACTCTGGAGGGAAGTATATTCCATCAGGGCAGGAACCTCTAAGACTGAACCACAAAGAGGTGAGGCTCCCCAAGGAGCTGGAGAGGCCTCGGGCTAGGCAGCCTGCGGCCCCCGAGAAGCACTCCAGAGACTGCTACAAGGAGGAGGAACACCTTGCCCAGTCAGCGGTCCCACCCCCTAAACCAGAGAGGAGTCACAGCCTGAAACTCCACCACACCCAGAACGTGGAGCGGGACCCCGGCGTGCTGTACCAGTACCAAACACACGGCAAGCGCCAGAGCAGTGGGACTGTCGGGCCTCAGTACGATAACCTGGAGGGCTACCACTCCCCGCCCCAGCACCAGCGAGGAGGCTTTGGAGCAGCAGCGATGGGCACATATGTGCCCCCCGGCTTTCCCCACCCACAGAGCAGGACATACGCTACAGCCCTGGGGCAGGGCGCCTTCTTGCCCACAGAGCTGGCCTTGCAGCACCCTGAAACACAGGTCCATGCAGAATGA